The following proteins are encoded in a genomic region of Chryseobacterium shigense:
- a CDS encoding alpha/beta fold hydrolase — protein sequence MLNFERKGNGKETLVLLHGFMENLSIWSDMEPHLSDHFSLLKIDLPGHGQSDILAEVHTMELMADEVKKVLDYENLTKIHLLGHSMGGYTSLAFAEKYPEALKSLTLFFSTYFPDDEEKKQQRIKSYRIIKDAFAHYARAGVPNLFNPNERDILEGKIETALETALSTNNMGALACVKGMVERTDKKHIMENLEAKILVLAGKHDNAVKTDTMIKHLPDRTNIKSYILDCGHNGHWEKPGICAEIINTELLHNLPKKLVL from the coding sequence ATGCTGAACTTTGAAAGAAAAGGAAACGGAAAAGAAACTTTAGTACTGCTTCACGGCTTTATGGAAAATCTTTCTATCTGGAGTGATATGGAACCTCATCTTTCCGATCATTTTTCACTGCTGAAAATAGATCTTCCCGGTCATGGGCAATCCGATATCTTAGCAGAGGTTCACACGATGGAATTGATGGCTGATGAAGTGAAAAAAGTTTTAGACTATGAAAATCTGACTAAAATACACCTTTTAGGTCACTCAATGGGAGGCTACACCTCACTGGCTTTTGCGGAAAAATACCCGGAAGCCCTTAAAAGTCTTACCCTATTCTTTTCCACTTACTTCCCTGACGATGAGGAGAAAAAACAGCAACGGATCAAAAGTTACAGGATTATCAAAGATGCTTTTGCCCATTACGCCCGGGCCGGAGTTCCGAATCTGTTCAACCCCAATGAAAGAGATATCCTGGAAGGAAAAATTGAAACGGCACTGGAAACAGCTCTTTCTACCAATAATATGGGCGCTCTTGCCTGTGTAAAAGGTATGGTGGAAAGAACGGATAAAAAACATATCATGGAAAACCTGGAAGCTAAAATTTTAGTATTGGCAGGAAAACACGACAATGCCGTAAAAACAGATACCATGATCAAACATCTTCCGGACAGAACCAATATAAAATCTTATATTCTGGATTGCGGGCACAACGGACACTGGGAAAAACCGGGGATCTGTGCCGAGATTATCAACACTGAGCTTCTTCACAACTTACCCAAAAAATTAGTCCTGTAA
- a CDS encoding patatin-like phospholipase family protein — MGLFSFKKKTPPVIGLTLSGGGMRGIAHIAVLKALEEYNLKPHIISGTSAGSIVGAFYSFGKSPDEMMDIVKYTTFFSRSYLKLSKNGIFSSNFILKLFNDHFPENDFKILKIPVYVTATEMTHGIVDFFSEGELFGPLLASSSVPFVLPPVRIGEKIYVDGGVLDNLPIEPIIDKCDFLIASHVNSISYDELKKMSLMKEFDRILHLAIAKSVYSKVKSCDIFLDPPKMTKFSLFSKKNLDVMFQEVYEYTCEELESKGYTKGLSV, encoded by the coding sequence ATGGGTTTATTCTCGTTCAAAAAAAAGACACCACCAGTTATCGGCCTTACACTTTCCGGCGGAGGTATGCGCGGGATTGCCCATATCGCAGTACTGAAAGCACTTGAAGAATACAATCTGAAACCCCATATCATTTCAGGAACCAGCGCCGGCTCTATTGTAGGAGCCTTCTATTCCTTTGGAAAATCGCCGGACGAGATGATGGACATTGTAAAGTACACTACATTTTTCTCAAGGTCTTATCTGAAGCTTTCCAAAAATGGTATTTTCAGCTCCAATTTCATCTTAAAACTTTTTAATGATCATTTTCCTGAGAATGATTTTAAGATTCTGAAAATCCCTGTTTACGTTACAGCTACAGAAATGACCCATGGAATTGTAGATTTCTTTTCGGAAGGCGAGCTTTTCGGTCCACTTCTGGCCTCATCAAGTGTCCCTTTTGTTTTACCTCCTGTAAGAATAGGTGAGAAAATATATGTTGACGGAGGAGTTTTAGACAACCTTCCTATAGAACCTATTATTGACAAATGTGATTTTCTAATTGCATCCCATGTTAACTCAATAAGCTACGATGAACTGAAAAAGATGAGCCTGATGAAGGAATTCGACAGGATTCTCCATTTAGCAATTGCAAAATCGGTTTATTCCAAAGTTAAATCCTGTGATATTTTTCTGGACCCTCCCAAAATGACGAAATTCAGCTTATTCAGCAAGAAAAATCTCGACGTTATGTTTCAGGAAGTATATGAGTATACCTGTGAAGAACTCGAAAGTAAAGGATATACCAAGGGTTTGAGTGTATGA